TGGGTTCTGTAAAAGATGTATCTGGATACAAGTTTGTCTACATGGAATGTGTTTTGCAAATTATAGGATATTGAATTGGACTGTAAtatataaaatctattttaatgatttaatcATCAATCATGTTATGATGGGACTATTTAGCTCAACAGAAGGCAAATAATTCAAGCACTGcctaagaattatttttaggCATCAACTGGCAGTGTAACTAATTGCTCAGTTTATGTCCATAATCACTGATAAACTACAGctctgaaacaaatgaaaaataccacTTTGCATTTGCATAGCACTTGTCAGCTATAAATCTGACAATTTTAAAAGGATGGGCAAACATTCAGGGCGACTACTTCCAGTGAAAACAATGTCCTGTACAAATTGCTACTATGGAGGCAAATCAAAGCCTGCTTGAAGGACACCAGTGCTTTTATCCCCAAGATTTAACAACCAAAATACAGTGAAATCATGTGCTATGCTTATATGAAAGGGTAATCAGGcaggaaaacaagtttttatAAAAGACAAAGCATTGCTTTTTGTAGAAAACTGAGATTAGCTGTATTTGGAACATAATGATAATGTGCCCGATCCAATCTCTGTTGTTAATTATTAGTCTATGCAGGTGATGCCACCACAAAGAGACTTATAAATAgttagtattttaaatttttaatatcagAATAATTCTTCAAACTCAGTGACTGAGCTGGGATGCCTTCCCACAATGTAGACAGGCTCCTGGCTGAGCTGAGAGGCTGAGCATAGATCTGCTACCTATGCAGTTATACAGGCAGCTGACTCGAAAACAGGTTTAGACCATGTGTAAATATAGAACAAACTGTGCTCATATGCACTAGGTCTCATTTATTACCAACTTTGTCTCTTTGAAAGCAGTCACAGCTTACTGTTGTAGGCATGAAGGAACAGAATTAGACTGACCCAGCAGAACCAGAACTGGCATGCTGTGTTTGGCTATAAGCAGACTGTAGGTAAAACCATCCAAGAAAATCTGGAACTGGTTTGAGTAGGAGAAAGAACTCTGTTTGCTGCCTTTGGGTTGCAGGGTGACTTGAGGAGTGACTTGCTGCAATGGCTTTGCCGCAGCCTTTCTTTCTTACCATTTTGTAAATACTATTTTGTAGGTTTGTAGGTTACATCTGAAGGCAGGCTTATTTTCTTGCTCTATGTTACAGTATGGAAAGCTACGTACCATGAGTGAATCCTGATCTTGAACAGGGTTTTTCAGTAACATTGCACTACAAGCATAGCACTAGCAGCTTAACAGAAATGCCAAAACATAGATGTCAATACTAAGGTTTTTATACATTCCTTGTTAGTATTTTAACTGCACCAATAACCTATGCCAGTTTAGTTCAAATGAAAGTCTGTGCATGCTCATCATTTCAGCAGTAtcatttacttaatttttatctGTCCATTGACAGAGACATCCTTAAACCATTCACACTATAATTGCTGCTTGCAACATGGTTTATCCTTtgtgaagagctgcagaaagagcCCTCCATACACAGCAGTAATAAAAGGATCTTGTCCATGCTCTTAATTCAAAGAAGAGAACCCACCAGCAGAACTACAATGCATGCTTCAGCCACATCAGATAAGAAGGACAGCATACACTTTCACACATATGCATCTGTTTCTCTAATTCTGGGCAGACTGGGGTGAATCTTAACTGAGActtaaagccttttttcttttatcttgaAGGTTGGATTTTGTTAGCAGCTTTTGACAGGAAGCAAATTTGGCCTTTTTTGGACTTAATTTTCAAGTCTGCAAACATACATGTAATTTTGCTTATGTGAATGCATGCAGACATTGCAGGGTCAAGACCACAGCTGGAACTTTtaaacaggaggagctgtgatACCAGAGGTCTAGACTTAATGAAAAGGCACTTCCCAGCAAAGGAAGCGGAACATGGCTGActcagaaaaaagcaaacagaagaacaaaTCTACTGTGTTGCTCTAATCCAGAAAGAATTATCTCTTAACGGTTTAAGTTAGCATTATATTACTAAATCCTGAAGCAAGGAGCTGCAAAAAGCTGTGTTGCTTCAAACAGTCAAATCTGATGttggaaaaacatttccaaatacGTCAGATCTGTGTCAATATAATGTACAGGCCTGAGTATAAGCCCAGTCTTCTTACTCTCCAAGCaactaaagaaaatgtaatgttCTTATCTTTGCTGAATAACTTTGTATGACTAGTACCAACATGCACCTGATACAAGGAATTTTAATTCCAAAGGTCAACACTTCAGTTCAATGTGTTTGCCAATAGAGATAGGAGGTGAGGATTCATGTTGCACTTCTAGGCTACTTAATGAACAGTTTACCCTCAAGTTAATCCTCTTGCCTCATTGTTGCTCCACCTTAATGCACATGTTTGTGTAAATATTATGCAATGACTTTTTGCTGGCACACCGCAGAGTCGGTCTTGTTGCAGATGTCAGTATTTTCTATGATTTCACTAGTGGTTATTGTGGAAAAATCCGCCCTCCTAGGGCACACTTGACACTTCAAGAAGGCACTAAACAACTAGTAGAATTAAATTGCTCTTGACTGAAATTACAAAGCAATAAAGCTTGTGCTTGACTGCTGTGTTTCCTTTAATGAGATCATCCCACTGAGGTCAAGGCACAATACACTCTCATGGTGTGTGAACTCTATTCTTGCCAGAGCTCTATGCACTTCTGACTCAGGATGGATCTCAAGATTAGAACAAATTTTAACTCAAGTGAATTATACATTATGGAAAAGCTCTAGATCTCCACTAGCTTTGTGCTAAAACTACAAGTCAGAGTTTCACAAGGATGTTGCTAGGCAGTTAGTTTACTTTTATTAACAGGCAATAAACTAATTCCCCAGAAATAAAAGTCAAAGAGCTCCATACGTGTAGTACAGACTACACAGGTTTTCAAGACTAGTGAACAGACTAGCTACAAACTCAAGAGTCTATGATAGACTTTCTGGAAGAAACAGGAGTGTGTAGACATCAGAATATGTAAATGGCAAATTATCTGAAGCAGAATTTCCTTTTAGTATTTTCAGATTAAGatcaaataaatacaatttgtatttattattgAGAAgaccttctccttctcccaaaACCTTCCTCTTTATGAGATTctatcaactttttttttccttacttgcTGCATACCATGataattttgtaaaagaaaCCTCCAGTTTCTGTAATCTTTAGATATTTCTTTTGAGATATTAATGtctagaataaaaaaatatgtcagTTCTATTATGTTTTGCTTAAATCCTTGGGATTTTTCAACAGGTTTGCGGGATGCTGTATTGGCTTTGGTTCCTGAACAGGACATAGCAGTATTAATTTATCTTTGAGAATCTGGAGGGCAGAGTTTCTACACCCTGGGACTTTTTATTCTGGGCAAGTGATACATCTGAACTCCAGCAGCTGCAAACCTGCTGCAAAAGAGGTGAAGCAAAGGCTAGCACTGTCTCCCAGATTCCTCTGGAAGTGTGAGCATCAGTCTGCCAGTTTGCAGTGGTGCTACTGCAGGCCTTAGATCTTAACCCAAATcataaagacaaaaatcaaaCTCAGCTTTTGAAAACATGGGCTGACTCAATGTGTCTCTGTCATGTTCTATCAAACTTTAATCAGcttgcatttttctgtggtGATGAAATAACACTCCCTGTTTTGAAAGTCTCTGGCTTTGTGGAATGGAAAGTCAAAATAAACAATGAGGAGCACATTGAACATGCTAATACACAACCTTAAGTGTTTCCTTAATTCCTAGGCCTCAAGTAGACAGCTTATGTAAACTTTTCCTCCTGTTGACCCCTTCTGTCCCCCACTCCATCCTGAGTTACTAGATTTCAGATAGGAACTTCTAATACACATAATCCAAATTGAGAGCAAAGTTTCATTAGCAGAAGTTCCCCTATCATAATTGTAATCTACAGCAAATGAATGCAATTAGCCACATCAGGGTCTCCCCTGAGGCCTGCCTTCCTCTGCACACAGAGAGCAGCCATAAGCTGACACCAGGCTTTTGTATAAAGCTAGCACATTACGTTCACTACAATAGCAGCAGGTCCACAGGGTTGCACTTCACAGGATCATGTcactgcttctccttcagctgctaGTGCTCTTATGTCTTGGGGCCACAGAGTCACACGGAGAttcagcacaaaggaaaaccagaaggcCATTTCAGCACTATCTCTACCTGGACAAAAATCTGCTTCAAAGTCAGAGTTTTCGTGAGCTGGTAGGGGGAGAACCAAGGGGTGTTGAGGAAACCGTGGGAGAACCAAGCTTTTTTGTAGCAATTCCACAGACAGCATCTGAAAGTGAGcagcaaagggagaaaaaaacgTCCAGATTCATCCTTCCCAGTGCAGAACTCCACGCAGACCAAGACCTGAGAACCTGGGCAGCACCCAGACAGACCCCTCCTGTGGAAagcttctctccttttcagtACTCCAGCAGGAGGGAGGCTGAAACTCCCTATAGAAAAGATGCCAAGAAATTTTGGGACCACTTCatgttaaagaaaaattcagcaTCAGAAGAAGTTGTCCTGCCAATCAAGACCAATGAGATGCACCAAGAAAGCTGTAGAACCCTGCCTTTTTCCCAGGTAAGAACAGGTGtaaaaaatcaataaatgtGTCCTTTCCTCTGCCCTTGCAATCAGCACCTAAAGACACATGGCTTAATTAATTTGTTAAATCATAGGGTCACTTTAGAATGCTCACACACGATAATCAGTTGAAAAACACAGTGAAAGAGGCTCAAAAAGTTTAGTCTGATGAGGCAGGCTGCTAAACTGCAGCACAGGAGAGCCACACTTTCAATTTCCATagttatttattcttttcatgcaAAAATATTCTGACCTAGCCTGAGCAAATGCGGCAGTGCTTGGTAATTATCTATTTAATGAATATTCATCTAAAGAGTTTCCATACATGAATtatctatatatacacatgtatcTACATAGACACGTATTTGTATATACAAAAAGACTCCTAGTCCAAGTGTTTTCTGGATAAGCTGGTTGTTTTCTTATAGCTATGCAGGGATTCCTTTCTGCTGTATTAATCAGAAGACAGATGGATGCATCTAATTCTGAGCTAAGAATGCTGGAGAACTGGTAAATTGTCCCATGCACAGGTTAAGCCAGTATGTCATAGCATAACATGAAGACAAgcaaataatatatataaaagtgCTGTATTCATCATAAGGTAATGTCTATCACCAGTGTTACTATAATCACAGCCCATCAAGGAGCATGTTTTTTCACATCTGTAACTATATTTATTTCACTAGCAGACACATGTAAATGTGGCCTAAAAAACTGTATTGTTTTTGTCATGTATTATGCAAAGCCTTCTCCAGGATGGTTGCAGCTATGACAATATAAATGCCATACATTCAGTCTAGCTGTTAATGACTTAGGAGGTGACACCAGGAATTGTTACTTCTGCAGATCAAGTGACTACAGAACTTCCATTGCATTTCTAagactttcctttttaaaaaactgctaAGTTACATTATGCCTCTTCCACATGGAGACAGATCTTCAGATTACAGTTGAGTCTAGCTTGTGGTTTATACAGAACAACATTAGGCCATTAAAAATGATGTTTTAAGTCCTCCACAGTGAGTAAGACTGTCAGAAATGTAGAAGTCTAAAAGCAATCAAAAGGTAAATATGACAAACCACAGCTCACAAAGGCTATGATTGTGTCTTTGCTTTTGAATCTAAGAATCGTCCATAGAAGCAgtaaagtttgtttttaaaagctgttaagTTTTGCCACTTCCTTgatataaaaaatatacttgTTCAAAGTAAATgttctaagaagaaaaaatacactatttgggttgtttttttgtttggtttgggttgtttttttttttgtcttcatgcATCAGGAGCTTCAAActgctttctgtttcagagTGTCACTCATGAGAGCTGTGAGAAGGTGATGGTACAGAATAATCTGTGTTTTGGCAAATGCAGTTCCTTCCATGTTCCTGGTCCAGAAGATCGTCTTTATACCTTTTGTTTGCACTGCTTGCCCAGCAAGTTCTCCATGAAGCGCTTGGATCTCAACTGCACCAGTTCTGTCCCAGTGGTCAAAGAAGTCATGATCGTAGAAGAATGTAAATGTGAGACTCAAAAGATGACAGACCCTGCAACTGCATCTCTACTGTCAGACATACATGCAAGTATACAGGAACACAATTAACCTGTGCAAAGTATCTCCTACCTCCTGATCACAAGAATTtgccaatgaaaaaaaacaaaaccaaaaaccaacaaacaaccaAAGAACTAAAGCTTGTATTGCACTAGTACACGAAGTTATTAAAGAGAAAGACTTTTTACTTGAactctttttctgcttcaaCAATAACTACCTAATATGTATTAGATGTCTCATTGAAGCCATTAAAGAAACAGAGCTGAGATTAGAAGGCTTCTGTGTAGAGTTGTTACTTTAACAAaggaaacctttaaaaaaaatttacaccCTCCATATTACAGCTTATAGGATGCTATTAAACAACAGCTGATGAACTAGCATGATTTATCTATGCAAAACCCTAATTCATTGTCTGGTTCATGTTGCCTTTGCTTGTGGGAACTGCCAGTTTATCTCCATGGGCAACACAGATGAGGCTCTTCCTTTGCAAGGAAGAGTCCTTGCAAAAACAGGTCTACTTTTACATCATGAGAGTGGTCAGACAGCACAAAATATAAGCGGACAGAAGGCAGATAGAGAGCTCTGACTCTGATCACTCCCAGCTGCAGTTCAGTTCCCCATGAAAACTAATATACCTCACAATTTACACAGACAGTGGTTAAAAAGGATACTTTGCCTTAAAAAGCAGTTACTCTCCTCCTATGTGCCtacattttctctgtgtgagTTTTTTATGGTGTTACatagcaaaaggagaaaaaaaaagagaattgctatacagaaaacagaaaaatccaaattaaTGGATTGTTAtgattattatttaaatttgtgGAAAGACAAGGCATGTGTTCCAGTCTGAGGAATTTTAACATTGTCAGTGACACAAAGATAAAGTTTAAGTAATGTTCTCAACACTTAAACCAAGGCAGAAAAGGCATTCATGTGATAAAAAATCATTGGATTTTATTGGCATGGCAATACCTGTATAGCTCTATAGAAACAGATGAGAAAACTCTGTTAGGAAAGGCCTGAGTCTCGTGGTAGCCAACACAGCACCGGTGGCTGTAAATGAACTAACTGCTaccttccctgctctccccagctgctgctcctggattTGTCCTGCAGACCTGGCACACCAGACACAGATCCAGCAGCTCGATTTCAGCCTATCTCtaacccagctccctcagtcctCTGGGAATTTGTGCAGCTTGCTATTGCCAAACTCTCAGAATCTGGAATCCTGTTATTAAACCATTCACAGCTCTTCTTTTTTGGGTATTGGAAGTCAGCACTGATATAGCTGGTCAGTTCAAAGCTTGGATAAGTGATTCCTTGTATTTGAACTGTACTGTGATCACAAATGTCTTTACAACTGATAAAAAATATGTGCAGCATGGTTTTGGAGTGCGAGgatcaaaatatttaatatttactaAAAATTTATCTGAATGATGTTATGATAGTGGATCTGAACCGCTGCAACAGCTGTTTGCTTCTGCAGGTCAGTCACCTGAAGTGAGTAAACCGGATATTAGTGTATGGTCATCTTTTCTTATGTATAAACCTGTTTTTCCAGAATAAAAATTGTATACTAAAAGACCAAAGCACTCTCTCTACGCTTTTACAGTGAGGGCTCATGTACAAACTGTGTACGGCTGTTTGTATGTTATGGTATGATGTAAGTCATTCCAAGTAATAAGCTGTCAAGGTCTTATCTCTATATTGAATGCAATACCCTCTACTGAATGCAATACAGGAAATActagtttttatttattctagCTTTATAAGGCTGATCAATACTCATAGGACACTGATGCAATGAACTAGCACCCAGATTCAGAAATTACCTTCACATCTTGGGCTGCATTGAGCATGAATGGCCTCAGGTTATgaccaaagaaagaaaaaaaacccttttagcAGGCAGAGTAGCACCAGCTAGCAACCATAAATTTTCAGAGAATGAAGAAACTTCTTATGGCTCATGCTTTTTTTGGTAGAGATTCCTCCTCACTCAGCATGTCCAATTGCACAGTCAGCCCTAATGACTTGTGCTTTGTTAAAAGACACTGGATGCAAGTAGAAAAGCTAAGCAACAACTCCCTGCCTTACTGCAAGATTCAAAGCTTCTCAGCACCTATCAAGCCATTGTGAGTTACTGTGTGTGCTTATTAGtgttcatttttaattaagcctaaggaagaaaagcacaCCAACcatcaaattattattttccccctccttattcacagctttattttttaatctggaaaAGCTGAATCTTCTGAGGCTTCTAACCACTGATGTTTTATAGTTTTGTGAATATGTATGTTTGCCagcatattcttttttttcttaaatgcaaaTATGCTTTATGTTTCATAACCGCAGAGAACCACTTGAAAGTAGGACCTATATACACTTCACATAAAGTCACAAGtcaattagaaagaaaaatctttcaatCTCATAAGTTTGACATGACTGACTGCTAAACTGTGATTTCTGCACATAAGGACGGCAGAACTGAAGCTATACTGTGGACTGTAAAGTATTCAGCCTAATGTTTCAAGCTCCTTCTGTGCGCTGAAGCATTATTGCACTCAAAGCTATTCATCTAAGGAGTTTGCAGGACCAGATTCTCAGTGTGAATTTCCACAGCTTAAAAGTAGGTGAAAAGAGGTAATGACAGCTGTAGTAATTGCTAATTAGATTAGTGCTGTAGATTTTTTTGGATGAATGTTTAATTAACCCAGCAATAACTGGTTGCACGTAATTAGCACAGTATTCTGCAAAATCAAGAATGTGTTAATTGGATCAGATTTTTCAGCCTTTAAAAATGCCATATTAGGAGTGAATTGTGTCCAGGGGCTAACAGGATTTTGTTCTCTCAGTACAATTCTGATGGCCTCTGTTGGTATAATGATGTGAGTCAGAAAGTTGACGGGTGTGATCCATATTGCTATATGGTTGCTCTGAGTCATGATGTTAAACCTGCAAGATTTATATGTAGTTGTGCCCACCCACAGGTCGCATGTTTTGTATAAGCTTTTTCAGTGTAATTATACTTACAGAGATATTGTTGCTAATATGATCTATTTCAGAGCACTTTTGCAAACTTCTAAGTAAGTTTCTGTAAGATAAGATATAGATAGGTAACTATAAGATAAATTGTGTAAGAACAAGGTCTCTGAAAAGTCTGGTCAATCCCAAGTGGAATTTGTATGCTCTGCCACTTTATTTTACCTGCACACTCTTTTCCAAATGGTTGTGCCTTACCTTGAAAATAACAGAGAAGTGCTGTTTATTCTAATTGCTTAAGCAAAACAAATCTTCAGTAAAGGCTATTTTAGAAATAAGGATTTTAAGCAACCAGTTTAATGCTTGTAATTACACTAAATGCTACAGGCTCTTATAGAATTTGGTGTAATGATATATTGCAGAGAAAAAGCCTCTGAAGTTGCATTTCATGCTGTGCTTGGCTCTTTGTTCACAGTTTATGAACTATTCCCAGCTAACCTTATTGCCAGCTAACAGCCAGCTGCAGTGCTTatggacatggtttagcagtgaGCAGGTAGAGCTAGGTTAGGGAAGTTAGGTTCAAGCTAGACTGGATGATCTTACAggccttttccagcctgaatGATTCTATGTCTGCAAGTGTGTGCTGTGC
The DNA window shown above is from Calypte anna isolate BGI_N300 chromosome Z, bCalAnn1_v1.p, whole genome shotgun sequence and carries:
- the CER1 gene encoding cerberus, encoding MSLLLLQLLVLLCLGATESHGDSAQRKTRRPFQHYLYLDKNLLQSQSFRELVGGEPRGVEETVGEPSFFVAIPQTASESEQQREKKTSRFILPSAELHADQDLRTWAAPRQTPPVESFSPFQYSSRREAETPYRKDAKKFWDHFMLKKNSASEEVVLPIKTNEMHQESCRTLPFSQSVTHESCEKVMVQNNLCFGKCSSFHVPGPEDRLYTFCLHCLPSKFSMKRLDLNCTSSVPVVKEVMIVEECKCETQKMTDPATASLLSDIHASIQEHN